The Flavobacterium piscisymbiosum genome includes a region encoding these proteins:
- a CDS encoding MBL fold metallo-hydrolase has translation MKLKVISTGSIGNAYILESENEALLIECGVNIMDIKKALNFDFSKVVGCLVSHEHQDHAKSFDEVMGLGITTYTGAKTTQFLNPDNFHRSLTIASKEIVKIGSFKVMAFDVKHDAVEPLGFLIEHPECGKVLFLTDTNYCEYTFKGLNNIIIEANFSKEIIDRKFGSDSGKEFLRNRILRSHFSLENCKEMLAANDLSKVNNIVLIHLSDSNSNAKQFQREVSDLTGKNVTVAEKDLIIDFNLTPF, from the coding sequence ATGAAGTTAAAAGTAATTTCAACAGGTAGTATTGGCAACGCTTACATTCTCGAATCAGAGAATGAAGCGTTGCTTATAGAATGTGGTGTCAATATTATGGACATCAAAAAAGCATTGAATTTTGATTTTAGTAAAGTCGTAGGCTGTCTTGTTTCGCATGAACACCAGGACCACGCTAAATCATTTGATGAGGTCATGGGTTTAGGCATTACAACTTATACCGGTGCCAAAACTACTCAGTTCCTAAATCCAGATAACTTTCACAGATCACTGACAATTGCATCAAAAGAGATTGTGAAGATCGGAAGCTTTAAAGTAATGGCGTTTGATGTCAAACATGATGCAGTTGAACCTTTAGGTTTTTTGATAGAACATCCGGAATGCGGCAAAGTGCTTTTCTTAACCGATACCAACTATTGCGAGTACACTTTCAAAGGTTTGAACAACATCATAATTGAGGCTAATTTCTCTAAAGAAATTATCGATAGAAAGTTTGGTTCAGATAGTGGAAAGGAATTTCTAAGAAATAGGATTCTGAGATCTCACTTCTCCTTAGAAAACTGCAAAGAAATGTTGGCGGCAAATGATCTTTCAAAAGTCAACAATATTGTTCTGATTCACTTATCAGATAGCAATTCAAATGCTAAACAATTTCAAAGAGAAGTTTCAGATCTGACTGGCAAGAATGTGACAGTGGCCGAAAAGGATTTAATAATTGATTTCAACCTAACACCCTTTTAA